Proteins co-encoded in one Haladaptatus sp. ZSTT2 genomic window:
- a CDS encoding histone family protein: MSVELPFAPVDTIIRRNAGSLRVSADAAEELARRIQGHGAMLAIDAAEHATADGRKTLMAQDFGVEQAIDKDSLTLPIAPVDRIARLRIDNKYRVAMDARIALADILEDYAENIALAAATLARHANRRTIKAEDIQTYFELFE; this comes from the coding sequence ATGAGTGTAGAGCTACCGTTCGCCCCGGTAGACACCATCATACGCCGCAATGCTGGCTCCCTTCGCGTGAGCGCTGACGCCGCAGAAGAGCTTGCGCGCCGGATTCAAGGACACGGCGCGATGCTCGCGATTGACGCGGCAGAGCACGCGACGGCGGATGGTCGAAAAACCCTGATGGCACAGGATTTTGGTGTCGAACAGGCCATCGATAAGGATTCGCTGACCCTGCCGATTGCGCCCGTAGACCGCATTGCACGCCTCCGCATCGACAACAAATATCGCGTGGCGATGGACGCGCGCATCGCGCTTGCCGACATCCTCGAAGACTACGCAGAGAACATCGCGCTCGCCGCCGCGACGCTCGCCCGCCACGCAAACCGCCGCACCATCAAGGCAGAAGACATCCAGACCTATTTCGAACTCTTTGAATGA
- a CDS encoding histone deacetylase family protein, translated as MKFGYSEVCLDHDTGVRHPESPDRLRAIRRGLAKQHGVSYIEADPASEATVRAVHDDDYIDRVKQFCADGGGEWDPDTIAVEATWDAALESAGLAEWSARAALNGEDGRNTPFSIGRPPGHHAVYDNAMGFCFINNAAVAAQAALDSGDASRVAIFDWDVHHGNGTQDIFYDRGDVHYSSFHEAGLYPGTGEVEEVGEGDGKGMTLNAPLPSGSGDAEYAGAFEQLLVPALTEFEPDLLLVSAGFDAHEHDPISRMRVSTEGYGVLTDRVRTLASDLDAALGFVLEGGYGLDTLAESITMVHEVFDGREPVEPEGDASERAQLIIDQAVKAHGLGEK; from the coding sequence ATGAAATTTGGCTACAGCGAGGTCTGTCTGGACCACGACACGGGGGTTCGCCATCCCGAGAGTCCAGACCGTCTCCGCGCGATTCGCCGCGGGCTCGCAAAACAACACGGCGTCTCGTACATCGAGGCTGACCCCGCCTCAGAAGCCACCGTCCGCGCCGTCCACGACGACGACTACATAGACCGCGTCAAGCAGTTTTGTGCCGATGGCGGCGGCGAGTGGGACCCCGACACCATCGCCGTCGAAGCGACGTGGGACGCCGCCCTCGAGAGCGCCGGCCTCGCAGAATGGTCCGCGCGCGCCGCCCTCAACGGCGAAGACGGCCGGAACACGCCGTTCTCGATTGGCCGCCCACCGGGTCACCACGCCGTCTACGACAACGCGATGGGCTTTTGTTTCATCAACAACGCCGCCGTCGCCGCCCAGGCGGCACTCGACAGCGGTGACGCCTCCCGGGTGGCTATCTTCGACTGGGACGTCCACCACGGCAACGGCACCCAGGACATCTTCTACGACCGCGGCGATGTCCACTACTCGTCGTTTCACGAAGCCGGATTGTACCCCGGCACTGGCGAAGTCGAAGAAGTCGGTGAAGGCGACGGGAAGGGCATGACCCTCAACGCTCCGCTTCCGTCTGGAAGCGGCGATGCAGAGTACGCCGGTGCATTCGAGCAACTGCTCGTCCCCGCCCTCACCGAGTTCGAACCAGACCTACTGCTCGTGAGTGCGGGATTCGACGCCCACGAACACGACCCCATCTCCCGAATGCGCGTCTCGACGGAAGGCTACGGCGTGCTCACCGACCGGGTTCGAACGCTTGCCTCTGATTTGGATGCCGCACTCGGTTTCGTCCTCGAAGGTGGCTACGGGCTCGACACGCTCGCAGAAAGCATCACGATGGTACACGAGGTGTTCGACGGGCGCGAACCGGTCGAACCCGAGGGCGACGCGTCAGAGCGCGCCCAACTCATCATCGACCAGGCCGTGAAAGCTCACGGTCTTGGCGAGAAGTAG
- the cca gene encoding CCA tRNA nucleotidyltransferase, whose translation MTERDEYERVFKGVREWVEPDADEQTRLRAAADALLDRTQDAIDDLAVEADTVLVGSTARGTWISGDRDIDVFVRFPADLPREKLERLGLQIGSEVLPDGHEEYAEHPYTKGEFNGFSVDLVPCYDVPTASDIKSAVDRTPFHTAYLNDHLTPELAGDVRLAKQFLKGIGVYGSDLRTEGFSGYLTELLILEYGSLLALLEAAADWKPPVKFDPESHGHRSFTDPLVVIDPTDPLRNVAAAVSPDNVARLQHYARAFLADPSEALFVATAPDPFTEDQVRTAIEHRETVPVAVRFETPDIVEDQLYPQLRKSVDGMASELNRRGFDVLRSATFAADTAVLFVELEVATRPAVERHEGPPVHVKAHAAGFFEKYADDPAVFGPFVDGDRYVVERDREFTTAKAFLESDALFDVALGASVQRHIEQEYDVLVGDEVATLAAEFGEVLARYFSPRP comes from the coding sequence ATGACCGAGCGAGACGAATACGAGCGGGTGTTCAAGGGCGTCCGGGAGTGGGTCGAACCCGACGCAGACGAACAGACCCGGCTTCGGGCTGCAGCCGACGCACTCCTCGACCGCACGCAGGACGCCATCGACGACCTCGCCGTCGAGGCCGACACCGTCCTCGTCGGGAGCACCGCCCGCGGGACGTGGATTAGTGGCGACCGAGACATCGACGTGTTCGTCCGTTTCCCTGCCGACCTCCCCCGCGAGAAGCTCGAACGACTGGGGCTTCAGATTGGCTCGGAGGTGCTCCCGGACGGCCACGAGGAGTACGCAGAACATCCCTACACGAAAGGTGAGTTCAACGGCTTCAGCGTCGACCTCGTTCCGTGTTACGACGTGCCGACGGCGTCTGATATCAAGTCGGCCGTTGACCGAACGCCGTTTCACACCGCGTATCTCAACGACCACCTGACGCCAGAACTCGCGGGCGACGTGCGCCTTGCAAAACAGTTTCTGAAGGGCATCGGCGTCTACGGCAGCGATTTGCGGACGGAGGGCTTCTCCGGGTATCTCACCGAGCTCTTGATTCTCGAATACGGGAGTTTACTCGCGTTGCTCGAAGCGGCCGCCGACTGGAAGCCGCCGGTGAAATTCGACCCCGAGAGCCACGGCCACCGGAGTTTCACCGACCCGCTCGTCGTCATCGACCCGACCGACCCACTTCGCAACGTCGCGGCGGCCGTCTCGCCCGACAACGTCGCCCGCCTCCAACACTATGCTCGGGCGTTCCTTGCTGACCCGAGCGAAGCGTTGTTCGTCGCCACCGCGCCCGACCCGTTCACGGAAGACCAGGTTCGAACGGCCATCGAGCACCGCGAAACCGTCCCGGTCGCCGTCCGTTTCGAGACGCCAGATATCGTCGAAGACCAACTCTATCCACAGCTACGCAAGTCTGTAGACGGCATGGCCAGCGAGTTGAACCGCCGCGGATTCGACGTCCTCCGGTCGGCCACGTTCGCAGCCGACACGGCAGTGTTGTTCGTTGAACTCGAAGTCGCAACCCGACCCGCTGTCGAACGCCACGAAGGCCCACCCGTCCACGTCAAAGCGCACGCAGCGGGCTTCTTCGAGAAGTACGCAGACGACCCAGCCGTGTTCGGGCCGTTCGTAGACGGCGACCGCTACGTCGTCGAACGCGACCGGGAGTTTACGACGGCGAAAGCGTTTCTAGAGAGTGACGCGCTCTTCGACGTGGCCCTTGGGGCAAGCGTCCAACGACACATAGAACAGGAGTACGACGTGCTCGTTGGCGACGAGGTGGCCACGCTCGCCGCCGAGTTTGGCGAAGTGCTTGCGCGCTACTTCTCGCCAAGACCGTGA
- a CDS encoding 3-hydroxyacyl-CoA dehydrogenase family protein has protein sequence MANPPSHVAIVGAGNMGAGLAVQFARHGTSTTLIDHRQSNLDTARESVTDALTFLQKEDLLAGDHATIRELIDYTLETATGVADADLVLETVSESREVKREVLETVASATPDDTILASNTSGIPITELGEFVPNPERLVGCHWWNPPYLLPLVEVVRGEQTAAETVARTVDYVEAVGRDPIVVERDVPGFVWNRIQFAVLRECTHLVAEGVASLDDVERAVRDGYALRTAAVGPFETADLSGVDLFRDIANNLYPELSTATEAGPVFEDRIATGATGVASGAGFHTYEESLAEAILRRDERVAAIQRARNETSGRKD, from the coding sequence ATGGCAAATCCACCGTCACACGTGGCAATCGTTGGTGCGGGCAATATGGGCGCTGGGCTCGCGGTTCAATTCGCACGTCATGGGACGTCGACAACGCTCATCGACCATCGGCAATCGAATCTCGACACGGCCCGCGAGTCGGTCACGGATGCACTCACCTTCCTGCAAAAAGAGGACTTGTTGGCAGGAGACCACGCGACCATCCGTGAATTGATTGACTACACACTTGAGACAGCCACTGGCGTTGCCGACGCAGACCTCGTGTTGGAGACGGTATCCGAAAGTCGCGAGGTCAAGCGGGAGGTGCTTGAAACCGTCGCCTCAGCCACGCCCGACGATACAATTCTCGCGTCCAACACATCCGGGATTCCAATTACCGAACTCGGTGAGTTCGTTCCCAATCCCGAGCGACTTGTCGGCTGCCACTGGTGGAACCCACCCTACTTGCTCCCGCTCGTCGAGGTTGTTCGAGGCGAGCAGACAGCCGCTGAAACCGTCGCTCGAACAGTGGACTACGTTGAAGCAGTCGGACGCGACCCAATCGTCGTCGAGCGGGACGTTCCCGGCTTCGTCTGGAACCGAATCCAGTTCGCGGTTCTCCGAGAGTGCACCCATCTGGTCGCAGAAGGGGTCGCCTCGCTCGATGACGTAGAGCGTGCGGTACGAGATGGCTACGCCCTCAGAACCGCCGCCGTTGGCCCGTTCGAGACCGCAGATCTCTCTGGAGTAGACCTGTTCCGCGATATTGCCAATAACCTGTACCCAGAGCTATCCACTGCCACTGAAGCCGGGCCCGTGTTCGAAGACCGCATTGCAACGGGCGCTACCGGTGTCGCTTCTGGCGCTGGCTTCCACACCTACGAAGAATCACTCGCCGAAGCAATCTTGCGCCGTGACGAACGCGTTGCAGCCATTCAGCGTGCACGTAACGAAACCAGCGGACGCAAGGACTAG